From a single Paramormyrops kingsleyae isolate MSU_618 chromosome 14, PKINGS_0.4, whole genome shotgun sequence genomic region:
- the zbtb25 gene encoding zinc finger and BTB domain-containing protein 25 → MEVSSHSLFLLQQLNIQREFGFLCDCTVAIGNVYFKAHRAVLAAFSNYFKMIFIHQSSECIKIQPTDIQPDIFSYLLHIMYTGMGPKQQVDQSRLQEGIKFLHAHQLCRSTGEAGQDADAAKMSNLYGIQISSQSATKEHLTLKDCQVRSLEGSRPNSQAEGPQTQTSVASGPEGESCDRRPTDLHCASSMGSTEDSEACELPVRVKQEKMEMEVTGKPQTGSPSLGQDSPGLGLLKENPRVLCCHFCGERCSSRQGLREHLLTHSTSSLPFSMPAILENSHLGEVAGAGGEDLEGPDERLPHQGSFLVGKSAGGPEPPDVAGLEEALQRSEALSEELAADRKSGTNSRKRKIACAICSLRFTQKSQLQEHMYSHTGKQARYHRYSRLCSQFIQASQHFCESPAEFMSEEANRDTQDNVSSCYSLDSEVSQESIDTVVVE, encoded by the exons ATGGAGGTATCCAGCCATAGCCTGTTTCTCCTCCAGCAGCTGAACATTCAGAGGGAGTTTGGCTTCCTGTGTGACTGCACTGTAGCCATTGGAAATGTCTACTTCAAGGCTCACCGTGCTGTCTTGGCTGCCTTTTCAAACTACTTCAAAATGATATTCATCCACCAGTCCAG TGAGTGCATTAAGATTCAGCCCACCGACATCCAGCCGGACATCTTCAGCTACTTGCTGCACATCATGTACACAGGGATGGGCCCCAAACAACAGGTGGACCAGAGCCGGCTGCAGGAGGGCATCAAATTTCTGCACGCCCACCAGCTGTGCCGCAGCACTGGCGAGGCCGGTCAGGATGCAGACGCTGCCAAGATGTCTAACCTCTACGGCATCCAGATCTCCTCCCAGTCGGCCACCAAGGAGCACCTGACCCTGAAGGACTGCCAGGTGCGCAGCCTGGAGGGGTCACGCCCCAACAGCCAGGCAGAGGGGCCCCAGACTCAAACCTCTGTAGCATCGGGTCCGGAAGGGGAATCCTGCGACCGGCGGCCCACGGATCTCCACTGTGCATCCTCCATGGGCTCCACGGAGGACAGCGAGGCTTGCGAGCTCCCTGTGAGGGTAAAGCAGGAGaagatggagatggaggtgACCGGGAAGCCTCAAACTGGCTCCCCGTCCCTGGGCCAGGACAGCCCCGGCCTGGGACTCCTCAAGGAAAATCCGCGAGTGCTGTGCTGTCACTTCTGTGGGGAGCGCTGCAGCTCCCGCCAGGGTCTGCGAGAGCACCTCCTCACCCACAGCACCTCCAGTCTGCCCTTCAGCATGCCCGCTATCCTGGAGAACAGCCACCTGGGTGAGGTCgccggggctgggggggaggaCCTGGAGGGCCCTGATGAGCGGCTCCCCCATCAGGGTTCCTTCTTGGTGGGGAAGAGCGCCGGTGGGCCCGAGCCACCGGACGTGGCCGGCCTGGAGGAGGCGCTGCAGCGGAGCGAGGCCCTTTCGGAGGAACTAGCGGCCGACCGGAAAAGCGGCACAAATTCACGGAAGCGGAAGATCGCGTGCGCCATCTGCAGCCTCCGCTTTACCCAGAAAAGCCAACTGCAGGAACACATGTACAGCCACACCGGCAAGCAGGCCCGGTACCACCGGTACAGCCGCCTCTGCAGCCAGTTCATCCAGGCCTCCCAGCACTTCTGCGAAAGCCCGGCCGAGTTCATGAGCGAGGAGGCCAACAGGGACACGCAGGACAACGTCAGCTCCTGCTACTCGCTCGACTCTGAGGTCTCCCAGGAGAGCATAGATACTGTTGTGGTCGAGTGA